The sequence TGCAGTTCAACCTCGACCTGTCGCTCGACGTGGCCGAGCAGGAGGTGCAGGCGGCGATCAACGCCGGCGGCAACTTCCTGCCCGCCGACCTGCCGGCCCCGCCGATCTACGCCAAGGTCAACCCGGCCGACGCGCCGGTCTTGACCATAGCCCTGACCTCCAAGACCACGCCGCTCACCCAGGTCGAGGACCTGGCCGACACCCGCATCGCCCAGAAGATCAGCCAGTTGCCCGGCGTGGGTCTGGTTTCGATCTCCGGCGGCCAGCGCCCGGCCGTGCGCATCCAGGTCAACACCCAGGCCCTGTCGGCCAACGGCATGACCATGGAGACCCTTCGCACCGCCATCTCCAACGGCAACACCGACATCGCCAAGGGCTCGTTCGATGGCCCGACCCAGGCGGTCAATATCGACGCCAACGACCAGCTGACCGACGTCGACAGCTACATGAACCTGGTCGTCGCCTATAAGAACGGCTCGCCGATCCGGCTGCGGGACGTGGCCAAGGCGGTCGATGGCGCGGAGAACAGCCGCCTCGGCGCCTGGTACAACACCACCCCGGCGGTGATCCTGAACATCCAGCGCCAGCCAGGCGCCAACGTCATCACCACGGTCGATGCGATCAAGAAGGCCCTGCCGCAGATGGAGGCCTCTTTGCCCGCCGGTGTGGACGCCGCCGTGGTCAGCGACCGCACCACCGGCATCCGCGCCTCGGTCGAGGACGTGGAGTTCGAGCTGCTGCTCGCCGTGTTCCTGGTGGTGGCGGTGATCTTCGTGTTCCTGCGCAGCGGCCCGGCCACCTTCATCGCCGGGGTCTCGGTGCCGCTGTCGCTGGTGGGCGCCTTCGCCTTCATGTACCTGATGAAGTTCAGCCTGAACAACCTGACCCTGATGGCCCTGACCATCGCCACCGGGTTCGTGGTCGACGACGCCATCGTCATGCTGGAGAACATCTCCCGCTATATCGAAGAGGGGGAAAGGCCGCTGGACGCGGCGCTGAAGGGCGCCTCGCAGATCGGCTTCACCATCATCTCCCTGACCGTGTCGCTGATCGCGGTCCTGATCCCGCTGCTGTTCATGGGCGATGTGGTCGGCCGGCTGTTCCGCGAGTTCGCCATCACGCTTGCGGTCACCATCGTGCTCTCTGCCGTGGTGTCGCTGACCCTGGCCCCGACCCTTGCGGCCCGCTGGCTGAAGCCGCACGTGGCGCACGACCCGCACACCTTCCTTGGCCGGGTCGAGCGTCTGTTCGACGACACCATCGAACGCTACGACGCGGCGCTGCAGTGGGTGCTGGACCGCCAGCCCCTGACCATGGCCGTGGCCATCGCCACCCTTGTGGTGACGGTGCTGCTCTACATGGTGATCTCCAAGGACCTGTTCCCGACCCAGGACACCGGCCTCCTGCAGGGCGTCACCACCGCGCCGCAGTCGGTCTCCTACGGCCGCATGGCCCAGCTGCAGGAGCAGCTGGCAAGCCTCCTGACCAGGGACCCCGACGTGGTCTCCGTGACCGGCAACATCGGCGTCGACGGGACCAACAACACCCTGAACAGCGGCCGGCTGATGATCACCCTGACGCCGCACGGCCACCGGACCGCCTCGGCCTCGGCCATCACCGAGCGACTGCGCCGGGAAGCCAGCCAGGTCGCCGGGATCAGCCTGGCTGTCCAGCCCGTGCAGGACCTGACCATCGACGCCAATGTCAGCCCGACCCAGTACCAGTTCGCCCTGGAGGGCTCGAACCAGCAGGACATCGACGCCTGGGCGGCCAAGCTGGTGGACAAGCTGGGCCAGGTGCGCCAGGTGCGCAACGTCTCGGCCGACGTGCAGAACCAGGGCCAGTCGATGTTCATCGATATCGACCGCGCCACCGCCGCCCGCCTGGGCGTCACGCCCGCAACGGTGGACGAGATCCTCTATGACAGCTTCGGCCAGAGAATCATCTCGACCATCTTCACCCAGTCGAACCAGTACCGGGTGATCCTGGAGGCCGACCCGACGCTGCTGCAATCGCCCCAGGCGCTCAGCCAGATCTACATGCAGTCGACCTCGGGGACGCCGACCCCGCTCTCGGCCTTCGCCACCCTGCGCCGCCAGGCCTCGCCGCTGCAGATCAACCACGTCGGCCAGTTCCCGGCAGCCAACATCTCCTTCGACACCGCCCAGAACGTCTCCATCGACGCGGCGGTGGACGCGATCAAGAAGGCCGAGGCCGAGATCAAGATCCCGGCCACCATCAACACCACCTTCCTCGGCGCCGCCCAGGCCTTTCAGGCCTCGCTGAGTAACGAGCTTTGGCTGATCCTGGCGGCGATCGTCACCGTCTACATCGTGCTGGGCGTGCTCTACGAGAGCTACATCCACCCGGTGACCATCCTTTCGACCCTGCCCTCGGCCGGGGTCGGGGCGCTCCTGGCCCTGATGCTGTTCGGCCAGCACCTGGGGGTGATGGGCATCATCGGCATCATCCTCCTGATCGGCATCGTCAAGAAGAACGCCATCATGATGATCGACTTCGCCCTGGAGGCGGAGCGCGAGGAGGGGCTGGCGCCGCGCGAGGCGATCCACAAGGCGGCGCTGCTGCGCTTCCGCCCGATCCTGATGACCACCCTGGCGGCCCTGTTCGGCGCGCTGCCCCTGATGCTGGGTTGGGGCGTCGGCTCCGAGCTGCGCCATCCCATGGGCATCGCCATCGTCGGCGGGCTGATCGTCAGCCAGCTTTTGACCCTGTTCACCACCCCGGTGATCTACCTGCAGTTCGACCGCCTGGCGCGGCGGCTCGACCGCACGCCGGGGCTGGAGCAGGTCAGCCTGGCCCCGCCGGGGCCCGAGGCGCCGGTCCCATGAACTTCTCCGAGGCCTTCGTCCGGCGGCCGATCGCCACCACCCTCCTGACCCTGGGCCTGGCCCTGGCCGGGATCGCGGCCTATTTCCTGCTGCCCGTGGCCTCCCTGCCGACGGTGGATTTCCCCACCGTATTCGTCCAGGCCGGCCTGCCGGGCGCCAACCCGGAGACCATGGCCACCAGCGTGGCGACGCCCCTGGAGCGGCATCTGGGCCTGATCTCCGACGTCACCGAAATGACCTCGCAGAGCCGGGTCGGCCAGTCGACGGTGGTGCTGCAGTTCAACCTGGACCGCGACATAGACGGGGCGGCGCGCGACGTGCAGGCCGCAATCGTGGCGGCGCGCATCGACCTGCCCTCGACGCTGAAGTCCAACCCGACCTATCGCAAAGCCAATCCCTCGGCGGCGCCGATCATCATTCTTTCGCTGACCTCGGCGACACGAAAGCCGACCCAGATCTATGACGTGGCCGCCAACCTGATCCAGCAGAAGCTGTCCCAGGTGGAAGGGGTCGGCGAGGTCAATATCGGCGGGGCTTCCCTGCCGGCGGTGCGGGTCGAGCTCAATCCCGACGCCCTGGCGCACTACGGGATCGGCATGGAGGACGTGCGCGCGGCCCTGGCCTCGGCCAACGCCAACCGGCCCAAGGGCGTGGTCGAGGAGGGCGGGCAGAGGCTGCAGGTCTATACCAACGACGCCGGCGTCGTCGCCGCCGACTACGCGCCCCTGGTGATCGCCTATCGGGGTGGTTCGGCCGTGCGGCTGTCCGACGTGGCCCTGGTCCGCGACGGCCAGGAGGACGTGCACAATCTCGGCCTGTTCTCCGCCCGCTCGGCCGAGGATGGCAGGCCTTCGGAGGCCCGGCCCTCGGTGGTGGTGTTCATCACCAAGCAGCCCGGCGCCAACGTCATCAAGACCGTCGATGCGATCAAGGCCCAGTTGCCCATGCTGCGCGCGGCCCTGCCGGCCGACATCGACATGAATGTGGCGGTCGACCAGACCACCTCGATCCGCGCGTCGCTGCGAGAGGTGGAGAAGACCCTGCTGATCGCCACCCTGCTGGTGGTGGTTGTGGTGGCGGTGTTCCTGCGCTCGGCCTCCTCGACCCTGATCCCCGCGGTGGCGGTGACCGTCTCCCTGCTGGGCACGCTCGGGGTGATGTACCTGTGCGGCTACAGCCTGGACAACCTGTCCCTGATGGCCCTGACCGTCTCCACCGGCTTCGTGGTCGACGACGCCATCGTCGTGCTGGAGAACATCACCCGCCACATCGAACAGGGCATGAACCGGTTCGACGCCGCGCTCCTGGGCGCCCGCGAGGTGGGCTTCACCGTGCTTTCGATCAGCGTCTCGCTGATCGCCGTGTTCCTGCCGGTGCTGTTGATGGGCGGGATCGTCGGGCGGCTGTTCCGCGAGTTCGCGGTGACGCTCTCAACCTCGATCCTGATCTCCCTGGCCATCTCGCTCACCACCACCCCGATGATGTGCGCCTACATGGCCGGCCGGCCCAAGCCGCGCCACGAGCAGGGACGCCTGGCCCGCTTCTCCGAGGACGCCTTCGAGGCCATGGCCCGGGCCTATCGCAAGGCCCTGCTCTGGTCGCTCGATTCTGGCCCGATCATCCTTCTGATCCTGGCCCTGACCGTCGGCCTGAACATCTATCTCTACGGCGTCCTGCCCAAGGGCTTCTTCCCGCAGCAGAGCAACGGCGAGCTCAGCGGCTTCATGCAGACTGACCAGAGCGCGTCGTTCCAGCTGACCCAATCGCGCCTGCGCCGCTATGTCGACCTGATCAAGGAAGACCCGGACGTGATGCAGGTGATCGGTTTCACCGGAGGTCGGTCAGCCGGCGGCCAGACCTTCATCGCCCTGCGCCCTGAGTCCCAGCGCAAGGGCAAGCTGACCGATGACCAGGTGATCGGCCGCCTGCGCGGCAAGATGCTGGGCGTCACCGGCGCCAGCATGTTCCTGCAGTCGCAGCAGGACGTGCGCGCGGGCGGGCGTCAGAGCTTCGCCCAGTACCAGTACACCCTGAAGGCCGACGACCTGCAGACCCTGAAGACCTGGGCCACCCGGTTGGGCGAGGAGCTGAAGAAGCAGCCGATCTTGACCGACCTCAATTCCGACCAGGAGGATCACGGCCTAGAAAGCTACGTGACCATAGACCGCGACACCGCACAGCGCCTGGGCTTGACCGCCGGCGACATCGACAACGCCCTCTACGACGCCTTCGGCCAGCGCCAGGTCTCGACCATCTACAACGCGCTGAACCAGTACCATGTGATCATGGAGGTCGGGCCGGAGTGGAACCAGGCGCCGGACATGCTGCGCCGGCTCTATGTCTCCACCAAGTCGGCCGCCACCACCAAGGCTAGCAACCCCAATGTCGGCTCGACCGCCACGACGGCGGCTGTTGCGGCCCCGGCCACAGGCTCGGCGCCGGCCTCGACCAATGCGCTGTCCCAGACCTCGCTGCTGGCCACCGGCTCCAATGGGGCCTCGGTCG is a genomic window of Phenylobacterium montanum containing:
- a CDS encoding multidrug efflux RND transporter permease subunit produces the protein MSPSRPFILRPVATSLFMAAILLAGLVAFKFLPLSALPEVDYPTIQVQTFYPGASPDVMATTVTAPLERQLGEMADLKRMSSVSSGGASVITLQFNLDLSLDVAEQEVQAAINAGGNFLPADLPAPPIYAKVNPADAPVLTIALTSKTTPLTQVEDLADTRIAQKISQLPGVGLVSISGGQRPAVRIQVNTQALSANGMTMETLRTAISNGNTDIAKGSFDGPTQAVNIDANDQLTDVDSYMNLVVAYKNGSPIRLRDVAKAVDGAENSRLGAWYNTTPAVILNIQRQPGANVITTVDAIKKALPQMEASLPAGVDAAVVSDRTTGIRASVEDVEFELLLAVFLVVAVIFVFLRSGPATFIAGVSVPLSLVGAFAFMYLMKFSLNNLTLMALTIATGFVVDDAIVMLENISRYIEEGERPLDAALKGASQIGFTIISLTVSLIAVLIPLLFMGDVVGRLFREFAITLAVTIVLSAVVSLTLAPTLAARWLKPHVAHDPHTFLGRVERLFDDTIERYDAALQWVLDRQPLTMAVAIATLVVTVLLYMVISKDLFPTQDTGLLQGVTTAPQSVSYGRMAQLQEQLASLLTRDPDVVSVTGNIGVDGTNNTLNSGRLMITLTPHGHRTASASAITERLRREASQVAGISLAVQPVQDLTIDANVSPTQYQFALEGSNQQDIDAWAAKLVDKLGQVRQVRNVSADVQNQGQSMFIDIDRATAARLGVTPATVDEILYDSFGQRIISTIFTQSNQYRVILEADPTLLQSPQALSQIYMQSTSGTPTPLSAFATLRRQASPLQINHVGQFPAANISFDTAQNVSIDAAVDAIKKAEAEIKIPATINTTFLGAAQAFQASLSNELWLILAAIVTVYIVLGVLYESYIHPVTILSTLPSAGVGALLALMLFGQHLGVMGIIGIILLIGIVKKNAIMMIDFALEAEREEGLAPREAIHKAALLRFRPILMTTLAALFGALPLMLGWGVGSELRHPMGIAIVGGLIVSQLLTLFTTPVIYLQFDRLARRLDRTPGLEQVSLAPPGPEAPVP
- a CDS encoding efflux RND transporter permease subunit; this translates as MNFSEAFVRRPIATTLLTLGLALAGIAAYFLLPVASLPTVDFPTVFVQAGLPGANPETMATSVATPLERHLGLISDVTEMTSQSRVGQSTVVLQFNLDRDIDGAARDVQAAIVAARIDLPSTLKSNPTYRKANPSAAPIIILSLTSATRKPTQIYDVAANLIQQKLSQVEGVGEVNIGGASLPAVRVELNPDALAHYGIGMEDVRAALASANANRPKGVVEEGGQRLQVYTNDAGVVAADYAPLVIAYRGGSAVRLSDVALVRDGQEDVHNLGLFSARSAEDGRPSEARPSVVVFITKQPGANVIKTVDAIKAQLPMLRAALPADIDMNVAVDQTTSIRASLREVEKTLLIATLLVVVVVAVFLRSASSTLIPAVAVTVSLLGTLGVMYLCGYSLDNLSLMALTVSTGFVVDDAIVVLENITRHIEQGMNRFDAALLGAREVGFTVLSISVSLIAVFLPVLLMGGIVGRLFREFAVTLSTSILISLAISLTTTPMMCAYMAGRPKPRHEQGRLARFSEDAFEAMARAYRKALLWSLDSGPIILLILALTVGLNIYLYGVLPKGFFPQQSNGELSGFMQTDQSASFQLTQSRLRRYVDLIKEDPDVMQVIGFTGGRSAGGQTFIALRPESQRKGKLTDDQVIGRLRGKMLGVTGASMFLQSQQDVRAGGRQSFAQYQYTLKADDLQTLKTWATRLGEELKKQPILTDLNSDQEDHGLESYVTIDRDTAQRLGLTAGDIDNALYDAFGQRQVSTIYNALNQYHVIMEVGPEWNQAPDMLRRLYVSTKSAATTKASNPNVGSTATTAAVAAPATGSAPASTNALSQTSLLATGSNGASVAAGTPSSLVGPAAPPARGASSGVAISSVGERMIPLAAITSFGPSAAPTSVNHQDGSVATTLSFNLQPGHSISEAVAAIDQAEQAIHMPATVQGAFAGTAKQAQDTFGNEPVLIAVALLAIYIVLGILYESYVHPLTVLSTLPSAGIGASLALLMFKTEFSLIAFIGVILLIGIVKKNAIMIIDFALDAERSQGLSTRDAIYQACILRFRPIMMTTFAALLGAVPLVVNSGTGSELRKPLGIAIIGGLIVSQLLTLLTTPVVYLYLDRFRRRSDDERRFSRGVGVAPPEAELGPSPAV